A segment of the Coffea arabica cultivar ET-39 chromosome 8c, Coffea Arabica ET-39 HiFi, whole genome shotgun sequence genome:
AAAACAGAAATGGTACAGCTGCCTAACATGCCTCTCATGGAGGACCACTCCAAGGTCACAACGTAATGACTCTTGGAACATTAAGAGCCAACCCAAAGAAGAATATCCTTTAGCTGGAAATTTAGGTTGTTGCGGCTCAAAACTAGAAGCAAATGCTCATAAAAGCACACCTAAACCTCACAAGCACAGCTGGCTTATCTAGTAAAGAGAGTGAACATCCATATAAGTCCTCACTTTTGCCAATCAGCTACAGAATTCATCCGGGTCACTATTGTCATAAAGTTTGTTCAAATGATCAGTTAGTGAACTCAAAGTACAGCATGGACCTGTAGCTGGGTGTCAATGTACATTATTCTTCCAAGAAAGATACTCCCCCTTCATGTCCTTTGTAGTGTGCTCCCAATTCTGATTTTCTACCTAGGGTTTAGTTGTCTACCCTAAATTGCCAACAGTCTCTACACCATATAAAATTAAGCTTATATGGTGCTTCCTACACAAACCACACATCCATGCCTCAACTATCCTCTCATTCAAATTAATATCTCATCATGATTAAAATCTTTTGCTGAACAACACCCAGTGTACAACATGCTTAGATaaaatctcaaaaggaagtcaCTGAAGCACTGGGAAGGTAACTTAGCACAATAAAGAAGAATAATAAAAACAGCATGAAGAAgaacttaaaacaaaattttaaaaactaaaataaatataatgatAGACCCCATGCAAAGAAGAATGACCCAACCACCCTATGCAAAATTAGCATAAATAAAGATAGACCCCGTAATCCTATATCTCCTTAGGAAAATATCATTTGAAGTCCCATTATACCTTCTGGACATTCCATattaaaaacttaaaacaagattcaaagaaatagaaaaaagaaattaatgtGAATGGTGCAAGTTAAAAAGTAAAAAGTATTAACTCCTATTGATTACCGATTGGTGCATCAAACCGAAGCACAATGGAGTATCTCTTTCATTAACAAGGTCCACAGGTTAAAATATTTAGCATTAGCTAAGGTGATGAATGACGGTATAGTAGCTTTATTCAGCAAGTAGACTTTTATTctaaaaagaaataagtaacAATTACGACAACATAGTAACAACCAAACTTTCTGAGctaattaagtaaaaaaaaaaaaaatgtacaaatACACTGATACAGGAAGGAGCGTGtggaagaaaaaagaggaaactTCAAACCTGGCCAGAGGCAGTTCCGTCAAGATCCGGTTCAGTGGCACGATATTCATGCATGATCCAACTGGTACGCTCACCCTTAGGAGCACGACCCCTGTAAAAAACAAGAGTCTTCTTCATGCCAATTAAGTGGGTGCTAGAGTTACTAGAGGGAGACGATCTGTGAGACTTAATGGTACGGTCCTTGCCAGTTGCTTTCCAGTAACCAGCATCAGTGGCCCTGTTAGAGCGATGCCCATTTGGATACTTCCTATCGCGTGGACAAAAGAAGAACCATTCTGGATCATCTGTCTTTATGACTGAAAGCTCTGTAACAAAGAAAAAAACGTTTTGACTTGCAAGGACATGAAAAGACAATGACACTACAGACATGATTCAAATGGATGAAATTTCTTGTAGTACATaaaaattgccaaaattttGCTAGTCGGTAGTGATCGCGGGAAGTAATCAAATGCAGACGTGTAAAATGATTTTAGAAATGGAAGAAAAGTTTGGTGAACAGAAACTGAGCACCCATACACAATCCTGTCTTTCAACATAGCAACATGGGAAAGGCACGAGTTGACTCGAACCAGGAAAGATACAAACTAGTAtaacaaggaaaaaaaggagaagaaatgaaCCTTCAGAGAAAAAGTTGTAAAAGCCAGACAGGGGACGACTAATTAATCAAGCATGGAAGAGGAAGAGAGAAGAGTCCCTCAGAATAATAGCACTAGTATGGTTTTAGAAGAAACTAGCAACAAACAGCAGAGCATGGAAAGGTTAGTGAGAACCTAAAACAAGGGAACAGCATACTAAGATAGAGCTCGTATTAATTATCATTCACCGAGTGGGGAATATGATGTTGCATCGAGAAAAAATGCATCTCGACGAGAAAGAGCCAGCAACGCGTGGAAAGACAAATTCCATAAGGAATaggaacaaaagaaagaataatAGAACAAATTCGGGAGCTATAACTTTGGAATTTATTTCCcctaccccccccccccttcccccCGAGAGATGGATGGATAAAGATGGGGCTGCATATTTGTAGCAATAGTTAAGAAGGATTAAGTAGTAGTTGTATGGGTTAATTTTCGAGGTGGGGAAGTTGAAAAACataaagcaaagaaagaagATGCCCTGACAATAATGAAAAATGGGGAAATTGGGGTTAAAGAAAGGAGGTAAAGAGGGGGACGAAGGAGAAGTAGCAAGGAATCGAACTTTTGtactttaaaaaaagaaaagcacatCATCAAAGTCATAAATCTTCTAGGAAAGGGAGAGCAGCGAACCAACAAACAGAGAAAGATACGagtgtatatatacatatagatTGAAGGATAAGGTAAAGCTGCTAGGGTAGTAGTAGAATCAAAGGAGGAGGAGGGAAAGAAAGGAGGAGTAGTTATTGAGTTAGGAGGACATACGAGGCAAATCCCAGGGCTCCCACTTGCAGACGTCAACTTCGGGGATGACCTGAACCTCGTCATGGCGGCCGTTGATTTTGAGCCTCAGGTAATGGTTGATGAGCTCCTCGTCGGTGGGTCTAAATCTAAACCCAAGCGGTAAAGATTCCGTCGACACAACACCCATAATTCAGAAAACACAACGAACGAACGCTCTCTGATAACTTGTATTAATGCCAATTCCCTCCCTTCCCCGccccaaaagaagaagaagaagaagaagaaagagaaggaccCAGTAAGCACAAAGAGTCTATAATACTTAATAATGTAGTACTTAATAGAAGAATTTAGAAATGGCAAAGAGAAGTGGGTGGGGGAATGGGGATTGCTGTTGAGCTATAGTTTTTTTGAGTCCTCCTTCATTCTTCATTCATTCCGGTCTCTGCTGCAAGAGTTAACAGTTGAGCTGTTATGTACTAAAATCCTACTACTTTTAATGTGAAAATTATCGATCAATTCaatctactctttttttttgacGAAACGATAAGATCAATTCAATCTACTCCTCTCCCCTACTTTACTCTTTTTTATGTGTCGCGTTTGGTTGTTTGTGGACTCGCTCAGCTGCTCCCTCACTGGTCCGTAGTCCGAAAACGCTCTTTAGGGACTACTGCTCCCTCCAGACACTTGCAACAACTGAGGAGCAGTAAGTAACTATTACCGTCGTCGCAATCTTCTTAAACTTCATCTTCTATGGCCAGCATTATTTGGGCCAATTGCAGCATTTTTGCCAACGGAAATTATCAATCcttaacttttctctttttggttAACTTCACAATTTCATGCTTCATCCCCCGTTTTATTTTTAAATGCAAGTGCAAGCATTTTACACAGCACTCACATTTTCTTCTGCAGCGAATCGCTCGATTCAttccttctctttctttatCTCGCGACATACTCGAACCACTCCACTCATTTCTCGTTCCTTCATGGTTCATCCCATCCTTCTGGGATTCTTTGCCCAactttgtctttcttttctcGTTTTCTTCATTATTACTTGTGACAATTACTTTTTTGGTTCATTTACTAGTAAAAttaccaattcaaacttatCCCCGAAAAAGAGAAATTTACCAATTCTAGTTCCACGTCATTTGTTCTAATTCTGGTACCATATCACACGTGTTAGAAAGATAACTCCCGTTTTTGTTCTACTTGTTTGTTATCTAATAACGTCTAACCCCCATATTTCATTCATTGTTTGGATAGTTTCTTTTTCGTAATAAAAGCCTCAAATATCtaaaaccaaaataaataaataaataaatcaacgGTGATCACACTATAAAAAAAACTCTAAAATTATTACCCACACTCTCAATTGCATATGTGGACAAAATTCACAGTTTAGCAGAAAATGTAACACTTTAGATCCGTTCTTTTATCCTGGCTCCTTAGAGGCAGAGGATAAAAGATTACACCCCATTATTGGCTGTCATGCGCCTGCAGAATTATCAATGGTATTAATTAAGGCCACAACTTGATCGCCACCCAAGGTGACTATGTCacaaatttgacaaaatttcgcCGGTATTATTCTAACAATTCAATAATGACGCAGGTAACCGAATTCCATTTGCGACTTAAAGCCGATACACGGGAAAGGAAAATCCACATCCAAAGTTTATAGCAAAACTTGAACATTACCCAAAATCCAGCTCAATTCACCCGTCCAAGGACAACATGTAGTGTACCATCAAATGAAGcgaagggtaaaaaaaaaagataaaaaggaagaagaggagGAGCAACTTAGAGCCTAATCCACATGCTCTCCATCTCTCTCCAACGAGCCATGTAGAGCAGGAAGAGAGATCCAACAGAGTGCCAATTCTTGAATATCTTCTGCTGACACCAAACATTTGCCGCTGGCATCTATTTATGTACAAGTTAGTCTACAATGCAGGATGATACCCCATACTGGCATTTGCTTCCACCCTGTGCACTACTCTTCTTAAGCTCCATTCGTTGCAGAACTCGAATGCAAGCCGAAGAGCAGTTCCTAGCCCCAAAACAACGATTACTCCTGCAAATTTTGCTTTCAAGCTTGTGTTCAGTTTACAAGGTGGTGATTGCACAAGTCCTATTTGCAGAAATTCATAAAATCCATTATTATCCATCAAGGAACCATACCAATAATAATATTTACAGGGAGTGCTGAGACACCGAGGGTGATTGATATAAGCACATCCAACAGAAGACCGCCAATCAGAATTGAGAAAGCCACCCAAAGAGGACCAAAACAACCCTAAAATATAGCAATTCCAGGGCATCGAAAACATTAAACATGTGTGTGTGATGACTTCCATTCTGTAGAAATTTTGTCTACTTTAGCCTCACCCTTTCACGGCCTTGTCCAATACGTCTTCCTCTATGAGCAGGGCCTACTCTCCATACCCAATAACTTGCCTGTCACAAACACAAACTATTTAACTAATATAAAGCCTTTCAAGACAACTATTGAGTTGATACATAAACCAAATACGTGTCATTTTCCAACTGTTTGGAAATAGAATTTTAAATACATAAACCAAAAAAGTTAGACTAATCTAACACAAATACGTGTCATTTTCCCTCAAATATTTAAACTCTTCAATTACTTTTGCCAGTGATGCTTTATTCAAGTTACAATAATCCACCTTCAGCTCTCCTGACTACGGAGAGACAGTCGAGGTGTTAAAAAAGTTCAGCAAACCATTTGCACCTCTGCAGGCTGAGTTAAATAACACTTTCAATTTGTCAGTTTCTTTAAGCTTTTCAAAAAAAACCAACAAGGTATGGAACTCTTGCTTTAAATATTTCAGCAACTATTGAAATGATTCCAGCTGCATGGATCTCAATTTTCACGAGTCTTTTAAGTTGGTTCAATGAACATCTATTCTATCAAttattttcctctctttctgTTGCCTTCTTTAATCAAAATTGTTGAGCAAAATAGCCAAGACTTAAATGTAACTTGGGAACTTTGGaggttgaagtttttttttttttttttgggggggggggggggggggggaggggggtgtGTGGGGGTTTTGGGGAAAGATCGATCCTCTACATTTTTTGGAAGTAAAACACGATTTGAGCTACAAGAAATTGACTCTGGAAGGTATTTAAGTTGTTTTTTCCATCTCAAAGGTTTACAACCTAGACATCCTAAAGAGACTAGAAGTTAAAGCTCACAACAATGTTGAACAGCAATTTCTTCTCTCCAACATAATCTATGCCCACTCTGCATGGTCTGATTCAAATCACcataacttataatttataagACATTGAGTTCAAAAGCAGAAGGCATCAGTCTTATACGACAACTGCCTGGCCATAaccaaatcattttcaatcccAGTTTCCTTGAATGCACTACTCAACACACTCATAGAAAAAACCCACATCACAGGACCAGAATGAAGCGTGTTATTAAGTATACAAACAGTCAAAAGGGAATCTGCTTTTTgcattttaataaaatataaaaggcACCTACACTTGGCTGGGATTCTGGAACTGCAACATTTCCAGCTACTTGCCTACAGATTAAAATGCCAGAACACATTAGGCTAATATACATCAAAAGCTACGGAATGGAAGTTGTATGCAATAGCTTACTGGCAAATCTCGCATCTGTTTGATCCTCTACTGCTAAACCAGGTGTTTATGCAGGATTCATGTGCTTTTGCAAGTCCACCTCGACAGTGGCATCCTAAGTCTATCAAAGTGTCGTCCTTCTCCTGCTGACATACTCTGCATATAGCCAAAAAGTCAACAAGGTTCCAGAGTTTAAATACCTTTTTAATACTTGCTATAATTCTTCCATAAAGCTTACAAAATATATAGAAAAGAAATTCATCCCAGGTAATTCTAGAAATTATGCCATGCATAATTCTGATATAGACAGAAGTAAACACTTTTAAATAGTGGAAAACTTCATAACTGGACCCTCAAAGCTCAACCACAAGGCTACCAGCCATGCTATTGATTCCCTTCCAAATCTTTTGAAGTAAAGCATTTTTGTAATGCAATTAGGCACAGTTCATTTAACGTGAGTTATTCCCACCAACCTACATCGCAGATTATCTGATGTCTACCCAACAGAGTTACCAGCAGTTCCCACACCATCCTTAACCCAAAGCTAAGTATAAGGTGGACGAGGAGGAACACAAAATGAAACAAACAAACATGAAAGGAGTCTCCATCAGGTTAAACATAATTTCACAACTGGCGAGTATCTTCAAGTCCTGTTATGTTGTCAGGTGAGGGAAGAATCAGAAAATTTTTGTGACAAAGGTACTAATCTAAAATGATCACCCAGATGCCTAGAATATCACACTGGATATGGGAAGAGAATAGTCATCTCGAGAAAGCAGATGGGACATTGAGTATGTCCAAAACAGAATGTTAATATGGCCGGTAATAAATTGCCCTGAAAGTAGTAGTTACGCATGCATATCAGGGTTTGAGAGCAAATACGCATGTATATCAGAGCTTGAGAGCAAATAAGCATGTATATCAGGGCTTGAGATCAACTTCTGCTAGAGCATCTTCACTGACTAACCATAACTCCAACAGAAATATACCTTAATGGATCAAAATTATACCACACTTAAATGCTATCTGAAATAagaacaaatatatttcaatgcTACTTCTGAAAACTAGAAACTAACTAGGAGTGATTGTAAGTAGGAGGTCCAGGGTTGAAGACCTCCCacttaccccaaaaaaaaaaaaactgagtttTATCATGATGCCTGTATGACATGATGTTACAGTTATCTATGCATGCTTGCTTCAAGTATATCAAGTGTGATTAGCCACTTGGTGATTTAATGTTTGCAATTACCTTTGGTGGAGTCCCTTCCAGTGACTCTTTATTAATTTGAAACCAGATCGTTCAGAGATTTACTGTTATAATGAGATCTACTGTTCAGAGTACGCTACATCGTTCTTCCTAGCAATGGAAATATCGGCTGTCAGATTATCCACACAAACTCCTTAAAAGTGCTTGCTGAAGTGTGATTAGCCATTTGGTGACTTAATGTTGCAATTACCTTCACTGGAGTCACTACCATTGACTCTTTATTGATTTGAAAATCAGATTACTCGGAACGTTTTTTTCTTTGGATGCATATACGATAACATATCACTGCTCTTCAATTTTGAGGAGTTTGTGAGAATAATTGGGCAATCGATATTTCCACTGCTTCCATTGCTTGGAACACGGAGATAGTGTTCTCAGAACAAATCTGATTTCCAGATTAATAAAGAGTCAATGGAAGTCACTCCACTGAAAGTATTTGCAATATTAAGTCACCAAATGGCTAATCACACTTCAGCTAGCATTTTTGAGGAGTTTGTATCAATAATCTGGCAATTGATATTTCCATTGCTTGGACCAAGGACATGACAGTAGATCTCATAAAAACAACTTGTAAGCATATAATTAATGTGTCTCTTCTGCTTTTGCATGCGATATA
Coding sequences within it:
- the LOC113722416 gene encoding uncharacterized protein; this translates as MKENVVPNPEAGSQETSVALGADAAGNSCHVEKQSLDGKRNHASSEHLAVPEETPLTILVSHHPESLHQHGDRIANPAPETELNQNAYLGKDSPKKPDLSRDPSSHEQCRVCQQEKDDTLIDLGCHCRGGLAKAHESCINTWFSSRGSNRCEICQQVAGNVAVPESQPSASYWVWRVGPAHRGRRIGQGRERGCFGPLWVAFSILIGGLLLDVLISITLGVSALPVNIIIGVIVVLGLGTALRLAFEFCNEWSLRRVVHRVEANASMGYHPAL